One region of Labrus mixtus chromosome 1, fLabMix1.1, whole genome shotgun sequence genomic DNA includes:
- the LOC132978585 gene encoding mesoderm posterior protein 1-like — protein sequence MDVSHCSALQLQDNSFLFDCESLLDKFYDPLAFDPAADPGYFSAGSSLSPTSSVDSFCFSPASLQSSSNQQDALDCFVFKSPAAPRLSNETQQSCPSTTTTKKSRSRYPGKKRQTASEREKLRMRDLTKAMHHLRNYLPASVAPAGQTLTKIDTLRLTIRYISYLSAQLGLSEEALEQRASSGSVEQPQTLNQFLGQPTTSYLPQEPESPSMSTAHMSYLQPSYQVSEVSAECFPSEHYWMQQQQFEDVVPFSGHC from the exons ATGGATGTTTCTCACTGCTCCGCTCTGCAGCTCCAGGACAACTCTTTCCTGTTCGACTGCGAGTCCCTGCTGGACAAGTTTTACGACCCTCTGGCTTTCGATCCGGCAGCAGACCCGGGTTACTTCAGCGCCGGGAGCAGCCTGTCTCCCACCTCCTCTGTGGACTCCTTCTGCTTCTCCCCCGCCTCCCTCCAGAGCTCCTCAAACCAACAAGACGCTTTGGACTGCTTCGTTTTCAAAAGCCCCGCGGCGCCTCGTCTCTCCAACGAGACACAACAGTCCTgcccctccaccaccaccacaaagAAGTCCAGGTCGAGGTACCCGGGGAAGAAACGTCAGACGgccagcgagagagagaagctgaggATGAGGGATCTGACCAAGGCCATGCATCACCTCAGGAACTACCTGCCGGCGTCGGTGGCTCCAGCTGGGCAGACCCTGACCAAGATCGACACCCTGCGCCTCACCATCCGCTACATCTCCTACCTGTCGGCTCAGCTGGGCCTCAGCGAGGAGGCGCTGGAGCAGAGGGCGTCCTCGGGCTCCGTGGAGCAGCCACAGACCCTCAACCAGTTCCTGGGTCAGCCGACTACCAGCTACCTCCCTCAGGAGCCGGAGAGTCCCAGCATGAGCACGGCACACATGTCCTATCTGCAGCCCTCATATCAG GTCTCTGAAGTTTCTGCAGAATGTTTCCCCAGCGAGCATTActggatgcagcagcagcaatttGAGGACGTCGTCCCGTTCTCTGGACACTGCTGA